The Elaeis guineensis isolate ETL-2024a chromosome 11, EG11, whole genome shotgun sequence genomic interval AAAGCTGCATTTTCTATTTCAAAGGAATGACAACATCAAGATCCCCAGAGACTTGCCACCCTTCAGGATAAACAAGATTTCTAGCTTCCAAGTGAAGATGCCAATTCATGATCCTTGAGCAATTATTTGGAAAGCCTTCCATTTGACTTTCATCTTCGATTATCTGTTCTATAAATGTTGTTTCCTGCAaatattcaaataactaaattagATGTTAAATTGTTGAGAAGATGGCAGGGCATGAAAGATATCAGCTGTGAACACTGAAGTCAATGGTCTGGACCAGCAAGTTGAGCAGTTTAAATAAAACTGAAGTGAAATTAATTGAGTATTAGCTATGTTCAATCTTGTAACCAAGATTCACCGTCATGTTACCGAAACACGAATCAATACCACACTAGTACCATGAAATACGCCTGGTACATGGGTTGGTTTGGCATACCAAAAGACCCTGTACCATGTCTTAGTTCAGTACCAGTACGGCATAGAACAGCCAGTATGGGACAGCACACTATTACAGTGAACTATGTTTGTGACGTTAGTGAACATTTGGATGGTGCATGTGGCTAGCCCTCAGAATAAATTCCAGTTGTTAGTGAGTTGAGGCTAATTTTCTGTTGTAAGAAGAGGCAACTGTAGTCTAATCTTGGCATATGTCTTATGCATCTAATCAGTAGGGAAGTAGTAGCTCACATTAATGCAGACCAGGGCTGCCGCAGGCTCACTCAAAAGTTTTGTATTGCTGGGCCCAAATTCTACCTATTAACAGCCCTACAACAAATAGGTATTTAAATGCATTGACTTATTGAAGCTAGTTAACATCCTATGTTGCTATTTTTCTTTTTATCGTAAAATGAAGCTCAAAAAATTATGTTGAGCACTGCCATGACTATTCATGCCCTATTATTCACATATCTGAGTAAATGTGCTTCAAGGGTTTGGAATGAGAGTAGGGCATTGTAAAACTTGATTGTGAATCAAGGTTCACAAATCCAGTTTTTAAATTGGCTGGTTCTGGTTATGGCTTTgggtggtttcaatccaaaaaggaaaaagaaaaacaaattaCATAAAGAATACAAAAAGGGCCATATGGATCAAAAGAATGATTGACAGACATAAGTTTAGAGTATGATATGTTGTTGGCTCCATGGTTCTAAgcttttaattatttttgttcaaaactatttataaaatataaagtggttaaaaattgaaaaagtaaaagaaaatgaCAAAATCTTAACAAAGTAATACAAGTTAAATTTatattagatatcatttcatagtACAGTGCATCATGTGGCTATAATCCAACTATAATACTGTGGTTGGATGAGGTCACTTAGTAACATTTGTATTGACAGATCTGTATGCACTAACACTACTGCCTAAGATACTAATTAAAAACATAATTATAGCATAAGGTCAACCTCAAATATTGATCAGTGATAGAACTACAAAGACACAAATCATGAGGATATCACTACAGTATCATGTACTACAAGTGACTATAAAAACTATCCCATCATCAATTGGAGATCCCACTTGTTGATATACCAGTATATGTGTTTTTgcctttctaaaaaaataaataaataaataaaagagcaaCCTTTGTAAATTTTTGCAATATTTTGCCTCCAAAATTGGGGATTAAAAAGACAGAATCTTGCTTGTGTAATAGTGAATTTACGTAAATTACATTTACTGAATTTCTGAGGATGGGTCTTGATGCAGTGGTAAAGTTGCTCCATTTTGATCTAAGTGTCATAGGTTGAAAGCACAGAAATAGGCCCTTCACATGCAAGGATAAAGTTGCATACGTCTATGCCACAGTGGCAGGAGCCTCATGCACTAGGGCACCCCTTTTACATTTATCGAATtcctaaaagaaaaagatgatatCTATTTTTTCATTGTTTCCAATAGAATTTATTCCCTCTATTTATGGTTCTCATGAAATGTAAGATACTTGACTACTAATAAACTaattgtttgaaaattttttatctttcctTTATATTTCTTCATACCGTATAGTGAAGTGCTTCCAGAATCTTCCCAATATATAAAATTTCAACTTAACCATGCAAAACTGCTACTTGGAACTTAGACCTATCATATTGCCAACAAGTTAACCTCCTACAAGCTCATAATTAATGAAGAAAATGCCCCAAAAATGAGGCTCATAGTCCATATATAGTAGTCTTTAATCAAAACCAGTTTGGTTCAACTGAAATGCTGAATACAATCTAAAACTAGGTTTGAGTTTGCCAAAAAAGGTTTTACTGAAATCCCAAAGGAGAGACTCTGTTGAACTTGTTAAAACAGGGGACAAAATTATGTTGGGATGAACAGCACAGATGGATTTACAAGCCAATCTTGAATAATAGGAATGATGCTCAATAGTTCTAGACATATGTGCATGCAAATAGTTAAGATCTTctcaattaaaataataattagcaGTTTTACACCATTAAAAGGATAGTACATCTTTTTATGTCATTTTATTTTCATAAGTTTAACATTTCAAAAGTTTTTATCCCATTTTGTAGAACAAACTTAGTTCTCATGACACCCCGTTGGCCATCATAGCGATACTTGTATCGTGAAATAGACATGTAATGGTTGTCCTAGGCCTTTGAGTCAAGATTATTATGATTGTAACAATAACACATCAGAAAATAATTAACTGCTTCAAATTTGCTGCATTGACATTCATCTCAGGTTGATAATGTCGGACACCAAAATGGGATATATGGCACTTTTAACAGTAAAATGAACAATGCTTCCAAGCAAAAAGGAAAGTTAAAACAAAAGGCCCAAAATACAAAGCACAGTACAAGAGTCTAAGAACAAGTGACAAAAAGATCTCCAACAGAAGATAGCAAACTTGGGATCAACTCATCACCAGATAGCCAAGGATAAATGACAACAAAGAAATCGAAAAGGCACAAAGAAGAAACTATGAAAAGTGGGCCCAAATGGAGGACAAGATTGTAAGGAAATAAGATAATTTCCTGCCGAAAAACAGTAGTCCTGGAATACTCAGCAGCAGATGACCATGAAACATAAAACAACAAAGTGGCAGCCAAGAATGCAGCAATTATTATCTTCCCATAGTTTTGGTTATCTGCTAATATGATGTTGGATAATGTGATACTAGAACATCAAGTGCCTCACCAAAATGTCTGCACATTCCATATTTGGACTTCAAAAGACCATCAATGTCATGCTAGAAATATGTCAGAATCCTGTTTGagttttagatggataagatcaAACCTCTACTGTGATAAAATGGATTTTCTAAGGATCTGGTTATGAGATGATGGATTCTGAACAGAGACAACATGTCAACATTATGTTAGACAACCTTTCTGCAGCATGTTTTCAATTCAAGTCAATGGGTCCCCTCATCACTTCTCTAAGACTGGAAAGTCAATGCCATCTTAGGCAAATAGAAACTCATTTTTTTACTTACATTTTTGGTAGGACAGGTGTAAGGTTGAATAACAAAGTAGGAGGGTGTAAGGTTGAATGgcaaagtgtttttttttttaagggtatTTAGGAAGAGGCATAAATTAAATTTGTTTGCTTGTGACATTAAGATCACCGATTCAAGCAAAAAAGAGCATTGATGTACCTCCCCATTTACAATGCATCCACATTTTAGACTGTAGTAAATTAAAATGAGAAAGAAGATATTCAACTTCTCAAACAAGCTAGAAGATGTAGAAACAATAATAATGAACAAGGAAATGATCCAAGAAGTTATATATTTTCCATTTATTCAGAATCTTGCTTTTTTATACTTAACCATGGTATTATATCTCAAAGTAAATTGCATAGACAAGTCCGAAAATACTATTATTTTGCTCTTGTTGAGTTAGACTATCCAACAAATGTCATGCCCTAGTCCTCATGTGTGTCTATGCAACACAGAAAGAAATACAGTAAGTTTTACAATTCTATAGATCTATAGACTATATAAATGTTttcctcataaaaaattattcaagcTACTCCAACAACCAATTCCCCTGCAAGAGTGAAAATGTATTCTACTAATACCTCAGCCAGATAGAAGAATACAGTTACCAAGGGTTTCCAATGGTCTTGTTATAAACTTATATATAAGAAATACCTGCTAAGTTGCCTTCTTTCAGAGGTTGCTTTACCTAAGCATGATAGATTTACAGCCAAAATATGTAGCATAGGACttatcacatgaaacataatgggCCAGTGTAGCAATGTTATTAGAAGTCAATGTCAGGTCCTTTGTTCATCCTGAAAGTTTCTAATATTCCATATAAAGTTTAAAAATGCAACTTTCTAAATAATGTTGCACACAACCTGTGAACTCGaagatacaaaaagaaaaaaatagcatTCCACGTGAACAACAGACTTGTGATTCCTCATATTGAGCTATTGTTAAAAAGGAATATAGTGCCATTATCCATGTCATAATTGTTGGCAAAGTTCCAGCAGACAAGCATTTTTCAGCTACCATCAATTCTTTTGACACCTCAACTAATAATTTTGTCAGCTTCCACTAGAGCATGTTTAATGCTCAACTGAACACTGGTATATAGCAGCCCTGTCATTGAGCATCTTTgagctcaaaatcacataaattagGTATTCTAACACAAGAATTTTCATTCATTCTAGTTAGAATAATAGATTTGATGAAAAGGTCACCATGAAATTTTTACCACGTACATTCTTGAATTGTATGAAAAATGACTACAATTGAGACAGAATGCTCAGGTTGTCATCAACAGGAACAGACACATCAACCTTACAATCTCTGCCAGAAATTAACTATTCAAAGTAAATTATGGTTTGAGGTTGAATCACATTTTGAAGGTGTATGTATAAAATCTTGTTATGATGATGGTGTCAATATGACTACAGGACTACTAAGTAGCCAACTTTTCAAAATCCAGTCTTGTcgatgaagagagagagaaaataaaagctCTTTcagttgagaatatatgtcaacaAAGCTGAGGGCTATTGCTGTTTCTTGATCAGATGGACAAAAATGCACCCTTCTAAAATTTGTAGAAACGAAGATAAAAGATGTGTTCCTTTTGTTTTCCATTCTTAAAGTATCTCTTCTGATTTATCGTTGTGAAGTCTATAATACATAAAACTTTTATCAGCAATCACAAAACTatgagaattttttttccaaaaaaaaaaaaaagacgtcAGTCATACCTGAAAACCCTCCTTTACTGTGTCTAGTTGCCTGATGGCATTTGAGGTTAGACGGTGCCACCTCTTGGGGTCCCACAGTATCGTGCTGTTGAATGCAAATCCTGACATATCAACATGGAATCTTCGAAGCCTTTTGCTTTTTTCATTTGTGTGCCAACCAATCACTTGACTTCCATTGCATACTGGGCCTTCCAGTATTGCCTTGTTTTTGCTTTGAGCAAGCATTGCAACGGGCCAAGTGCCAAACCTCCTTAAAACCACATATAGATCAGTTCTATAGTTGAAGGACAAGTAAATGGAAGCAGACATAGCTACCCTTCTCATAATTGAAGCTCTCCAAATTGATACCTTAAAGATACAAAAAATgaattggtatttttttttttttttgactatggACAAATCATAATGGCCTAAAATGGATAAACAGAATAGTACATTCTGGACATTTAATATGACACTACAAATTCTCTTAAGTATGCATCAGTGTCTTCAAACTCAAATAATAGATCATACCACATCTCTATTCTAATAATTACCCATGATGTAATCCAATTTTTCCAGTAAAAGTGTAGCAAATGTACTGATTCATTCAGTGTTGTGTAACTTGAGATTGCATACTAATACATTGATATGCGGCTTTCAAGAAATAGGGGAAATGCATTATGCTAATAAGACCCTGACATGGCATATAGTATGTGAAAGGAATAATTCAAACCATGTTGACTAGCACTATACCAAATTTTGTATGTCTAGAAGAAATTCCCAATCTCAAGTTTAAGCTTTGTAAACGTAGGTCAAGCTATTCATGGGAGCTTCCTTTGTTTTGTGTCCTTTGAGAAAGAAGAGTTTTAAAGTCTTAATACCCTACATGCATACATGTGTTGGTTTATCATCTGCAATGATGTTAAAGTGTCTGGCTGTGGTGAGAACAAGCTGTAGAAATTTAAGTCTTCCAAAGCAATTTCAATCAAACTAAAAGCACATGCTCTTACTGAAACACCTAACCTGAACATACTGATGGATCAACCTAAACATCAGCGGACTTGTACAGACTAACATTATACTGGAATGGACAACCAACAACACATCGTAATAAGCTTCAATTTATAAAGTGAGCTGTAGGACAAGATACAAAGAGGATAATATAGGCAAGAAGCTTTGGATCAACAAACAAACATCACAAAGCAGGATGAGCCAGAGAACGCATTTAGCTCCATGTATACATGAAATTGCGCATCATTTCATTTCTGGAGCATGTGATGCTTCAACATACAGCACCCAGTATGAATAGTTATCCCTTTCATTATGTCTGGTTTCAATGTGAGCACGCCTGTGAGTTCTACATTGTTCTAGTGATTTCAAAATGAATTGGCAAAGATATGGAACAGAACCATCAACATAAGGAAATCAATCGACAATTCGAATCCACTAAGCTGCAGAAGAACGACATTTAGATAGATATCATCACGTAGACTCACCTGATCTCCCTCATGCGCTCGAACAGCTCGAGCGAGTAGATGTTGTCGTCGTCGGCAAAGTATACGATACCATCGAGACGGTGCCGCTCGATGTGCTCGAGCGCTGTGTTCCGCTGGTGGACACCTCTGTCCTTGATGTGGGTGGCGTTCTTCTTGCAGACCAGATGCCGATACATGACCCCCGTCCTCCTGAGGATCTGGGCGGTCTCCATGGAGGGGGCGTTCATCTCCACCACGATCCAGAGGAGGGGCGGCGGCACGAGCCTCAGCGTGTGGCCCAGCCGGCTGAGGTAGTAGGCCTGGAGGGCGCGGTTGTAGGTCGGGGTCACGACGATGAGCAGCTTCCCGAGGGGTCCTGGATCGGGCTCGAGGTGGCCTTCCTCCTCCTTCCGGGCCTCGAGCTCCACGGCGACAAGGCCCTCGGGCCGCACGATCTCGATCTCCCGGGGCCTCGACCGGACGAGGGCGGCGAGATCCCGGCGGGGGGGGCCGACGTCGTCGTCGAAGAAGAAGTCGTGGGGGCGGAGGCCGGAGTCATCGAGGTCGGCGAAGGGGGATAGGCCCAGCAAGAAgccgaggaggaagaagaggaggaagcggAGGAGGGGCCGCCGCCAGGAGGAGCGGTGGCTGGGCTTGCGGGGGTGCCCAGAGAGGAAGGCGCCCATCATCAGGAGGCAGCGGAGAGGggatggcggcggcggcggcggagagGGGGAGAGGATACCCGGGCGGTGGGAGGGGGAGAAGGAGCGGCGTATCGAGGCCATGGCTGGTCCGGTGGAAGCATCAAGGAAACGAACAATAGATGGAGCTGATGGCGGTGGTGGGCGGATGTTATAAATTTTAAGCAACAAGAGAGTTCGGTGAGGAGATTCCccacctcttctttctttttaccGTTTTATTCTTGTTTCCTtcttccccccctttttttttttttcttttctttgcgcCTTTGTCACACCTGGGATTAGGATGACGAGTATGAATATTATTTAGAAAAGAATAGAGAAAAAATCGGTTTGACGTCCTCCTGTTCGATCCTCTGCTGCTTGGTTTCCTTCCTCCGAGAAAGAGAGGGGAGGGTGGGTTTGGTTGTTGCCAGTGGGACttgggagaaaaagagaggagggcGGCCCGATCTTGATGCCGGTGCGCGGTCCAGCGGATAGAGGGAGGACTTCGATGGTAGTCAAAATGCGCCGGCAGGCACGGCTCTTGAAGTCCGCGGCGGAGCTAAAGCCTCCGCTGGGCCGTGCACGTGAACCCGCGGGCACCAAACGAGACAAGCACGGGACCGAGTTGCGACCGGTTTTGGTCTGGAAAAGTGAAATGTCAAACTCCGAACACCCGGAGGGTAGCGGGATCATGGAGGAGAAATTACGCCGAAATTTTCttcgatattttttttctctaaaataaaaaattaaaaagcgTAGTTCACGTGGCAAACGAGCAGGCGATCGAGGTAGGCGAATGCGGGTTTGGCTTTGACTCTTTGAGGGAGGAAAAGGAAATAGGTCAAATTGTCTATTATTATTTTCTACCAGAAAAGAACAGAAAAATAACGAATATTTTAACTTTTTGCATCTGTTATATAAAATCCCTTTTTCATATTTCTACATATCTTTTTTGACGACTCATGTCAAGAATTTTATTCCGAAAATTGTTAATAGAACCATTCCACCAGCCATAATGGATTGATCGATCATATTTCTTTTATGATCTTCTGAGCTATTGGTACTCCTTCATGCCGTCATCTTCAAATTTCACGTGGAACCAAGAACTCAATTCTAGAGAAGAAGGTAGCGAGCATACAGAACCTGTTGACGGCATTATCTGAAACAAAGAATGGCTATGGATTAggaaagaaaaggcatgagaaGAAATGCAATAGATATTCCATTACAATAGATGGACTCTTAACTTTGAGAATTTTTGGAGTAAGGGAGGCCATAGTCTACATATATACAAAAGAaacttatttataagtaaattgaTAGTTAGTTTTTTAAAGgagttggttatatatatatatataaaagaataatTCCAGATTACTTACCTCAGGTAAGACCCAATTTTAGTAAGCTTACATGGGGTTTAAAAAGTAGCATTTTGCCCACCCGAGGTTAGCTCCGTCAACTTTTGTCATATTTCAATACCTTTCTCCGTGAAAAAATAGGGAATTGCAtgcaattttgaaatttatttcatccCTAGATCATCCAACCAATCGAAGATTCTCGAAGCTtctataaatcaaaaattttttgtgaAATTGAAGTCTATATTTGACAAAGAG includes:
- the LOC105054532 gene encoding probable beta-1,4-xylosyltransferase IRX9H; the protein is MASIRRSFSPSHRPGILSPSPPPPPPSPLRCLLMMGAFLSGHPRKPSHRSSWRRPLLRFLLFFLLGFLLGLSPFADLDDSGLRPHDFFFDDDVGPPRRDLAALVRSRPREIEIVRPEGLVAVELEARKEEEGHLEPDPGPLGKLLIVVTPTYNRALQAYYLSRLGHTLRLVPPPLLWIVVEMNAPSMETAQILRRTGVMYRHLVCKKNATHIKDRGVHQRNTALEHIERHRLDGIVYFADDDNIYSLELFERMREIRRFGTWPVAMLAQSKNKAILEGPVCNGSQVIGWHTNEKSKRLRRFHVDMSGFAFNSTILWDPKRWHRLTSNAIRQLDTVKEGFQETTFIEQIIEDESQMEGFPNNCSRIMNWHLHLEARNLVYPEGWQVSGDLDVVIPLK